The following proteins are encoded in a genomic region of Gimesia algae:
- the folE2 gene encoding GTP cyclohydrolase FolE2, whose product MFEFVSDALNLKQMGSTDQGAQSVTSTDSRVASTTNLMPDVANESLPLTGGTLERVGMSGVELVLRLRDASGEIFRTPARADAAVSLDDENVKGIHMSRLFLSLNTRLADTELTLPVVNEILKDFIHTHQGMSSSSYLTLNYEHSLKRPALLSDHAGWRAYPVKIQSACQQGVFRHQLQVRLTYSSACPCSAALSRQLIQQAFENRFNDRSELTHDEIMQWLGTPEAILAVPHSQRSHADVCVELESDIEEFPIESLIDYLERVIATPVQTAVKREDEQEFARLNGANLMFCEDAARKLKGALEGYAGVKDFRVEINHLESLHPHDAAAVAIKNRS is encoded by the coding sequence ATGTTTGAATTTGTTTCCGATGCTCTGAATCTCAAACAGATGGGATCTACCGATCAGGGTGCGCAATCAGTTACGTCCACAGACTCCCGGGTGGCATCCACGACAAACCTGATGCCTGATGTCGCCAATGAGTCGCTGCCTTTAACGGGGGGGACGCTGGAACGTGTCGGCATGTCCGGGGTGGAACTCGTATTGCGATTACGCGACGCATCGGGCGAAATCTTTCGCACACCGGCCCGGGCCGATGCTGCCGTCAGCCTGGATGATGAAAACGTCAAAGGCATTCACATGTCACGGCTGTTTCTGAGTCTGAACACTCGACTGGCGGATACCGAACTCACACTGCCTGTGGTCAACGAAATTCTGAAGGATTTTATTCACACTCATCAGGGGATGAGTTCCAGCAGTTATCTGACACTAAACTACGAACATTCCCTGAAACGACCTGCATTGCTCTCTGATCATGCCGGCTGGCGTGCCTATCCGGTCAAGATTCAAAGTGCCTGCCAGCAAGGCGTCTTTCGTCATCAACTGCAGGTCAGACTGACTTATTCCAGTGCGTGCCCCTGTTCGGCTGCCTTATCCCGTCAGCTAATCCAGCAGGCCTTCGAAAATCGATTCAACGATCGCAGCGAACTGACACATGATGAAATCATGCAGTGGCTGGGAACCCCGGAAGCGATCCTGGCAGTACCCCACAGCCAGCGAAGTCATGCGGATGTCTGCGTCGAACTGGAAAGCGACATCGAAGAATTTCCGATCGAGTCCCTGATTGATTATCTGGAACGCGTGATTGCCACACCCGTGCAGACAGCCGTCAAACGGGAAGACGAACAGGAGTTTGCCCGGCTGAACGGCGCGAACCTGATGTTCTGCGAAGACGCCGCCCGCAAACTGAAGGGTGCGCTGGAAGGGTATGCCGGCGTAAAAGATTTCCGCGTGGAGATCAACCACCTGGAGAGTCTGCACCCCCACGATGCAGCCGCGGTCGCGATCAAGAATCGGTCGTAA
- a CDS encoding NAD(P)/FAD-dependent oxidoreductase, with protein sequence MLDTDLKEQPELESEYDVVIIGAGPAGSTVAALLAEQGRKTLVVDRARFPRFHVGESLIPETYWPLKRLGLIDQLKQTAFPKKLSVQFVTDEGVETRPFYFHDYKDHESSQTWQVYRAEFDQMLIDNAQSRGATFHNELQVTDLLTQEEQVTGVKVKLSNQETREISAKLVVDASGQSGFIANRLKLKQNDPVLRKGTVWAHFKNAQRDPGIDEGATLILQTEGKQSWFWYIPLQDNVVSIGCTGDMNYMFSKERGNSEEIFFQEVERCIGIKRRLTEAQPVTEFMTTKDFSYHSSQPAGPGWMLAGDALGFIDPVYSSGVFLAMKSGELIAEAINEAYETNDFSVERLSQWYPGYKEGVDNFRKLVYAFYTPGFSFGNFLRQYPQFKSNLVDILIGDVFKPEVAEMFTVMQEEIPELADTDDSPVTMKK encoded by the coding sequence ATGCTTGATACGGACCTGAAAGAACAGCCTGAACTCGAATCTGAATACGATGTCGTGATCATCGGAGCCGGCCCGGCAGGCTCTACAGTGGCTGCCCTGCTGGCCGAACAGGGACGCAAAACCCTGGTAGTCGATCGCGCCCGCTTTCCCCGCTTCCACGTCGGCGAATCATTGATTCCGGAAACCTACTGGCCACTCAAACGACTCGGCCTGATCGACCAGCTCAAACAGACTGCCTTTCCCAAAAAACTCAGCGTCCAGTTTGTGACAGATGAAGGTGTCGAGACGAGGCCCTTCTACTTCCACGACTACAAAGACCACGAAAGCTCACAAACCTGGCAGGTCTATCGTGCCGAATTCGACCAGATGCTCATCGACAATGCCCAGTCTAGGGGGGCCACCTTTCATAATGAACTTCAAGTGACTGACCTGCTGACCCAAGAGGAACAGGTCACCGGCGTCAAAGTCAAATTGAGTAATCAGGAAACACGCGAAATCTCCGCAAAACTGGTCGTCGATGCCAGCGGGCAATCCGGTTTCATCGCCAATCGACTGAAACTCAAACAGAATGACCCGGTTTTAAGAAAAGGAACAGTCTGGGCACACTTCAAAAATGCACAACGCGATCCCGGCATCGACGAAGGGGCCACCCTCATCCTGCAAACTGAAGGCAAACAGTCCTGGTTCTGGTACATCCCGCTTCAGGACAACGTGGTCAGCATCGGCTGTACCGGCGACATGAACTACATGTTCTCCAAAGAGCGCGGGAATAGCGAAGAAATCTTCTTTCAGGAAGTCGAACGCTGTATCGGCATTAAACGCCGCCTGACCGAAGCCCAGCCGGTCACCGAGTTCATGACCACCAAAGACTTCTCGTATCATTCCAGCCAACCGGCAGGTCCTGGCTGGATGCTCGCCGGCGACGCGCTCGGCTTCATCGATCCGGTCTACTCCAGCGGTGTGTTCCTGGCGATGAAATCGGGTGAACTGATCGCCGAGGCCATCAACGAAGCGTATGAAACAAACGACTTTTCAGTCGAGCGTCTGAGCCAGTGGTATCCCGGTTATAAGGAAGGCGTCGATAACTTCCGTAAGCTGGTTTACGCGTTCTACACACCCGGTTTCAGCTTCGGAAACTTCCTCAGACAGTACCCACAGTTCAAATCGAACCTGGTCGACATTCTGATCGGCGATGTCTTCAAGCCAGAAGTCGCCGAGATGTTTACCGTCATGCAGGAAGAAATTCCCGAACTGGCGGACACCGATGACTCCCCGGTTACGATGAAGAAATAA
- the polX gene encoding DNA polymerase/3'-5' exonuclease PolX, with the protein MQNSEIARQFEELADLLEIQGANPFRLRAYRNAARTISGLPDSIQDIVESDPSELQELPGIGKDLAEKIVTIVETSTLPQLEELKEQIPADVVRMLDIPGIGPKKVAFLFSELSIHSLEDLKAAAENGVIAEQKGFGKKTEQIILEGLEHLSQAGNRVRLAEAKAQSDAIIHDLSKLDSVQQISEAGSCRRRKESVGDLDVLVTSSQPAEVMDALADHELVNKVLARGDTKQRVRLNSGLELDLRVVPEESYGAALLYFTGSKEHNIVLRRRSQDRGLKLNEYGLFREDELVSGKTEEEVYKALDLPWIPPEIREDRMEFAAAEKNELPELIELKDIRGDLHMHTTATDGTASILEMAEGAKAKGYQYIAITDHSKRVTMANGLDAKRLRAHWKAIEKAQDKVSGIQILKGIECDILEDGSMDLPDEVLSEADWVIAVLHYGLKQPQKQINQRLLNAIQNPNVSIIGHLSGRLIGKRPGADLNYGEILKAAADYGTMLEINAHPMRLDIDDIHAARAKELGIPIVINTDAHSVAGLDVMQYGIYQARRAGLTKKNVANTKTWKQFQKLLKTSK; encoded by the coding sequence ATGCAAAACTCAGAAATCGCACGCCAGTTTGAGGAACTGGCAGACCTGCTGGAAATTCAAGGCGCAAACCCTTTTCGACTCCGCGCCTATCGAAACGCCGCACGGACCATCTCTGGTCTGCCCGACTCCATTCAGGACATTGTGGAATCAGATCCCAGTGAACTGCAGGAGCTGCCGGGCATCGGCAAAGACCTCGCCGAAAAAATTGTCACCATTGTCGAAACATCAACACTCCCTCAGTTGGAAGAACTCAAAGAACAAATCCCGGCAGATGTCGTTCGCATGCTGGACATTCCCGGAATTGGTCCTAAAAAAGTCGCGTTTTTGTTTTCCGAACTTTCAATCCACTCCCTTGAGGACCTCAAAGCTGCTGCCGAAAACGGCGTGATCGCCGAGCAGAAAGGCTTCGGCAAAAAAACAGAACAGATCATTCTGGAAGGACTCGAACATCTCAGCCAGGCCGGCAACCGTGTTCGGCTCGCAGAGGCCAAAGCGCAGTCCGATGCCATCATTCATGATCTCAGTAAACTCGATTCGGTTCAGCAGATTTCGGAAGCCGGCAGTTGTCGCAGGCGTAAAGAGTCCGTCGGTGATCTGGATGTGCTTGTGACTTCCAGCCAGCCTGCCGAAGTCATGGACGCGTTGGCGGATCACGAACTCGTGAACAAAGTGCTCGCCCGCGGCGATACTAAACAACGCGTGCGGCTCAACTCCGGTCTCGAACTGGATCTCCGCGTCGTCCCCGAAGAATCGTATGGCGCTGCCCTGCTCTACTTCACCGGCTCCAAGGAACACAACATAGTCCTCAGGCGCCGTTCCCAGGATCGAGGACTCAAACTGAATGAGTACGGCCTGTTTCGCGAGGACGAACTCGTTTCAGGCAAGACTGAGGAAGAAGTTTACAAAGCTCTTGATCTTCCCTGGATTCCGCCGGAAATCCGCGAAGACCGCATGGAATTTGCCGCTGCAGAAAAGAATGAACTACCAGAACTGATCGAACTGAAAGACATTCGCGGCGACTTGCATATGCATACGACGGCCACCGATGGAACGGCTTCCATTCTGGAAATGGCGGAAGGCGCTAAAGCCAAAGGCTATCAATATATCGCCATCACCGACCATTCCAAACGGGTCACTATGGCTAACGGTCTGGATGCCAAACGCCTGCGGGCGCACTGGAAAGCCATTGAAAAAGCACAAGACAAAGTTTCCGGCATACAGATTCTCAAAGGCATCGAATGCGACATCCTGGAAGATGGCAGCATGGACCTGCCCGATGAGGTCCTCAGCGAAGCCGACTGGGTTATTGCAGTCTTGCATTATGGTCTCAAGCAACCTCAGAAACAGATCAATCAAAGACTGCTGAATGCCATCCAGAATCCGAACGTCTCGATCATCGGCCATTTATCGGGTCGCCTGATCGGCAAACGCCCCGGCGCTGATCTCAATTATGGCGAGATCCTCAAAGCTGCCGCCGATTATGGCACCATGCTGGAGATCAACGCGCATCCCATGCGACTCGATATCGATGACATCCACGCAGCCCGGGCCAAAGAACTGGGCATCCCGATCGTTATTAATACAGATGCCCATAGCGTCGCCGGGCTGGATGTCATGCAGTATGGCATCTATCAGGCGCGACGGGCCGGGCTTACGAAAAAAAATGTCGCGAATACAAAAACCTGGAAGCAATTTCAGAAATTATTGAAAACATCGAAATAA
- a CDS encoding 3-keto-disaccharide hydrolase: MYLKRLLTITCVCLAAVWSVGAEAEDKVITPKDGVIHLFNGKNLDGLYVWNRGTAYEDPREIFTVKDGMLHISGDGYGGLITKGDYRDYHMVIEFKWGEKTWGKREDRARDSGVLIHCHGPDGGYGNTWMASIEAQIIEGGVGDILVLTGKDPKTGEAIPTSLTTKITKDRDGEKVWKKDGEEITLSSGRINWFGRDPDWADKVGFRGKDDVESKFGEWTRMDVISKGGEIEYLVNGVVVNAGYNAKPDHGKLLVQTEMAEMWVRKWDLYPLGEAPKYKKK, translated from the coding sequence ATGTATTTGAAACGACTACTCACGATCACCTGTGTCTGTCTGGCTGCTGTCTGGAGTGTGGGTGCGGAAGCGGAAGACAAAGTCATCACACCCAAGGACGGTGTCATCCATCTGTTCAATGGCAAAAATCTGGACGGCCTGTATGTCTGGAATCGCGGTACCGCTTACGAAGATCCCCGTGAAATCTTCACTGTGAAAGATGGCATGCTGCATATTTCCGGCGACGGTTACGGCGGTCTGATTACGAAAGGTGATTACCGTGATTATCACATGGTCATCGAATTCAAGTGGGGCGAAAAGACCTGGGGCAAGCGGGAAGACCGTGCCCGTGATTCCGGCGTGCTGATTCACTGCCATGGTCCCGATGGCGGATACGGAAATACCTGGATGGCATCCATTGAAGCACAGATTATCGAAGGGGGCGTGGGTGATATCCTGGTCTTAACGGGCAAAGACCCCAAGACCGGCGAAGCGATTCCTACTTCACTGACCACGAAAATTACCAAAGACCGGGATGGCGAAAAAGTCTGGAAGAAAGACGGCGAAGAAATCACTTTGAGTTCCGGCCGCATCAACTGGTTTGGACGTGATCCTGACTGGGCCGACAAAGTTGGCTTCCGCGGTAAAGATGATGTCGAAAGCAAGTTCGGCGAATGGACGCGGATGGATGTGATCAGCAAAGGTGGCGAGATTGAATACCTGGTCAACGGCGTGGTTGTAAACGCAGGTTACAACGCCAAACCAGATCATGGCAAACTGCTGGTGCAGACCGAAATGGCTGAGATGTGGGTTCGCAAATGGGACCTGTATCCTTTGGGCGAAGCACCCAAATATAAGAAGAAATAG
- a CDS encoding tetratricopeptide repeat protein has product MAILDSESQDLVEQVRVATESGRKEQAAELLKQAVASNPNNAAVRQQLSEFLIANGYSEEAIQQLHKTTVLAPDDPRPYIDLSYLLYEKKQYTDALKNLELGLTLDPTNIRALILKGELEELAGLSSSAVETYHRVLQVEPYNIVSRLKLAGLEIKLGEPNRATPILRPICHNTSATIDQRAEAQWMLGIAYGAEQRWTDSMASLEQALKNRDQVSADDWYRLAYACLQANQMAKVYPAVTQALTLNPMHTETNRLSNFLTQQTNGLNIQQASMHTPLQRPGFIGQEPERIPIETLQPPQGWERVNRLSVSSARPKRQ; this is encoded by the coding sequence ATGGCGATTCTGGATTCTGAGTCGCAGGATCTGGTAGAACAGGTGCGGGTCGCGACCGAGAGTGGCCGCAAGGAGCAGGCCGCAGAACTCCTGAAGCAGGCCGTCGCATCGAATCCCAATAATGCTGCTGTGCGTCAGCAGCTGTCCGAATTTCTGATTGCCAATGGTTACTCGGAAGAAGCAATCCAACAACTGCACAAGACGACCGTTCTGGCCCCCGATGATCCCCGGCCTTATATTGACCTGTCTTACCTGCTGTATGAGAAGAAACAGTACACGGATGCGTTGAAAAACCTGGAACTGGGGCTGACGCTGGATCCGACGAATATTCGTGCCTTGATTCTCAAGGGGGAACTGGAAGAACTGGCGGGGCTGAGTTCCTCTGCGGTGGAAACATATCATCGCGTGTTACAGGTCGAACCATACAACATCGTCTCACGGCTGAAGTTGGCAGGACTGGAGATCAAGCTGGGGGAACCGAACCGGGCAACACCGATTTTACGCCCGATCTGTCATAACACGAGCGCGACTATAGACCAACGGGCCGAAGCACAGTGGATGCTGGGCATCGCTTATGGTGCTGAGCAGCGATGGACCGATTCTATGGCATCGCTGGAGCAGGCGCTGAAGAATCGGGATCAGGTTTCTGCTGATGACTGGTATCGGCTGGCGTATGCCTGCCTGCAGGCCAATCAGATGGCGAAAGTGTATCCGGCTGTGACCCAGGCATTGACTCTGAACCCAATGCATACCGAAACGAATCGCTTGTCAAACTTTCTGACTCAACAGACCAATGGGCTCAATATTCAACAGGCCTCCATGCATACTCCCCTGCAGCGTCCCGGTTTTATCGGACAGGAGCCGGAACGGATTCCGATTGAAACTTTGCAGCCTCCCCAAGGCTGGGAACGCGTCAACAGACTCTCTGTTTCTTCTGCCAGACCAAAACGGCAGTAG